Genomic window (Pirellulales bacterium):
CGAGCGCACCTCGCGCCGTCGTGCGGAGCGTGCCGCCGGCCACCTCGGCGCCCCCCGCGTAACTGTTGGTCGCGCCAAGTACGAGCGTGCCTGTGCCCGTCTTGCGCAGCCCGCCGGCTCCGGAGACCGATCCGGAAATCGTCAGGGCAGGACGGTTCGCCGCCGGATCGGCCGCGAGAGCCACGGTCAGGCCATTAGCAATATCCAGTGGGGAGGAAATCGCATGGCTGCCCGATAAGACGGTGATTGAAGCGGCGCCGCCTGGGCCGTTGTCGAGTGTCAAGGCGTGGCCGCTGATCCCGTCGCTGGCCAACGTGTAACTGACGCTGGAATTGTCAAACGCCAGCGAACCGGCGCTGAAAGCTCTATTGACGGTCACCTTCAAAGTCGGTCCGGCGCCGCTGATGGAACCAAACGTGGCAGTGATCCCCTGTCCGTTTGGAACCTGGCCGGTTGCCCAATTCGATCCGATGCCGAACAGCCCGTCGACGTTCGTGATCCAGCTTTCCGAGACGGGCGTGCCGTCGGAGACCATGATAATCGCCGTCGGCTCTTCAAAGCCCGTGTTAGGGTCGGTTTGCGGTGTGGCAACGGTACCCAAGAATTGTCCGGCGAGGGAGTAGCGCGCGATCTTGCCCCCACCGGCGGCAAACCCCAGCGTGGCGACTAGCAGACTCTGCCCGTCCGCGGCGAGTGTAATACTGGCGGGAAATCCTAAGCCGGTAATCGGAGTAAACGCAGGATCAAGCGCCCCGGTCGTGAGGTTGTAGGCAGCCACGCGGCCGGAGAATCCGGCTGTGACGTAAACGTCGTTGCCGCGTGTCATGAGCCCGGCCACGCCGCTCAGCGACGTCGTCGGCGCCACGAGATCCGAGATGGCCGTAATGGCCGCATCGGATTTCAGCACGCCTCCCTTCGACCCCGTCGCATCGTTGAAGCCGCCGACCACCAACGCGCCATTGGGGGCCAAAGCCAATCCCGAGTACGAATCGATCGAACCGCCGACAAGAGCCGGCCCGGCCGACGCGCCGCTGGGCGTCAACGGAACGACTCCGCCGCTCGGCGGTGAATAGTTCAAGTTTGACACGTAAATCGTGTTGCCTGCGGAGTTGAACGCGATCGAACTGGGGAACGACAGCCCCGAATCTCCCGTGGCGATCACAGTCGGATTGGTCGCGCTGCCGGCCTGGTAATTGTAGTCGTATCTTACAACTTCGCTGTTGTTCGAACTGGAGACGTACAATTCCGTGCGATCTGGGGAGATCTGGATTCCGGTGGGCGCGTTCAGATTAGTCGGGTCATTCACCAGCACCCCCAAAAATTGCCCGTCGGGGGTGTATCGATAGATGCTGTTGGTCAGCCGATCGGCGATCAGCATCTCCGCGGCGCTGCCCACGTTCACCGAGCCGACCAGCCCGATTCCCGCCAAGAAGGGTAGCGCCAATCGAAATAGGAGACTCGCGCTCATTAGCCCAAACGGCGGGTTGAACAGAGGGTGGGGATTCCAAGCCGCCCTTGCACAGCTTGGGGTTGGCATCGTCGGTCCATGCGGTGGCGAGCGACGATTGGTAAGCGGACAAACTAGGCGGAGTCGAGTCGCACTGGCGTCACGGTTGGAGTGGACTCAGCGTCCTGCGGGATTGAACCCGCAATCGACTCGCGGGTAAATCATTAATTCTAAAGGGGGGACTGGCAAGAGGCGGGCGGGCAATGCTTTAATACTCATACACTCGTTTGAATGATCGTGTCAAGTAGCCTGTTGATCTAATTTCCCGACAAATCCGGTATTGAGCCAATGGGCGGGATGGCAGGAAAGGGGTTTTTGGACTTACCAGAATCGCGAGAATCGCTCCTCATCCAGAGCGCCGCGGCGGTCCTAGCAACAGCGCACTCCTGGAAACAGCCGCATGACAGATCCGCTCGACTCTAACCGCTGCTCCCGGTTGCTCAAGGCATTGGCTGACCCGGAACGCTTGAAAATCGTGCAGGCGCTGCGGCCCGGACCGGCTTGCGTCTCAGAAGTCGCCGAGCAGTTGAAGGAAGTCGTTGCCAATGTTTCGCATCATTTACGGGTGCTGCGAAGCGCGGGGCTACTGGTCGATCGGCGCGAGGGAAAAAACGTCATTTACGCACTAAATCCGGACATCTTTTTGCGAACGGAAACCAAGCCGGGAACGTTGGACGTGCTCGATTTCGGTTGCTGTCGGCTGGAACTGGGCAGCGATCAGCCGCGACCGAAGCGTCGGCGATCGGCTTCAGTCCGCGCTCGTAAAACGTAAGCGCGCGGGTTTCGCCCTACGGCGCGTCGAAAACGCGGCAGGAAAACGGAATCGTGATTTCGGCAGGAAACGCCGTGAGATTCAGGTTGAGGTCAAGAACGTTCGTCAGATGAACCCCGCCACGACTACCAGACGATCGGCCGCAGAGACTTTTGCGGAGAGTCAGTCGGCGGATTATTCGCGTGACGGCTTTCTCATCGTGCGCGGCGTGTTTCGCCCCGAGGAGGTCGCAGCGTTGGCGTCCGAAGCGCAAACGCTGGCTGAACGCAACGAGCTGGTCGACACGAACAACATTCGATGCCGCTGGCAGGATCATTGCGACAGCGACGAATGTCTGTTCGATTGTTTCGACCCCGTGATCGACATCGGGCCGGTCGCCCGAGCGGTGGCGAACGATGAGCGGATTCTTGCGCCCCTGCGAATGCTGCTGGACGACGATGCGCATCTGTTTAAGGACAAGCTCATCTTCAAGCGACCTGGTGCAAAGGGATATGCGCTGCACCAGGATTACATCGCTTGGCCCGAGTTTCCCGAGAGCTTTACCACCGTGATCGTGGCGATCGATCCATCGTGTGCGGCCAACGGCGCGACCGAAGTTTTCGCCGGATATCACCGTCGCGGGTATTTGTCGCCCCGCGACGGCTTGTACCACGAGTTGCCGGAAAGTGCGGTCGACCCGTCGCACGGAGTGACGCTGGAAATGGCGGCGGGCGATATCGCCATCTTCACCGGTTTCACTCCCCATCGCTCGGCCCCGAATCGTAGCGATCGCTGGCGGCGGCAGTTGTATCTTAGCTACAATGCGGATCGCGACGGCGGAGCACGACGGGAGGCGCATTACAGTCAATTCCACGAGTGGCTGCGGCAACGGTATGCGGAATACGGCAGAACCGATGTCTATTTCTACTGAACGCGACATTGGCTCGTCTCCTTCGAATCCAAGCCCGCGCGACGAGCGCGCCGTCCCATTTCATCTGTCGCTTAACGTGGCTGATCTGGGGCGGAGCGTCGATTTCTTCCGGCGTCTTTTCGATCTCGCGCCAGTTAAAGAGCGGAGCGACTACGCGAAATTCGAAGTGGCCGCGCCGCCGCTGGTGCTCTCGCTCGAGCCGAACTCGGCCAACGCCGGCGACCGGTTAAACCATCTCGGCATTCGCCTGCCGAACTCCGAGCAACTCGTTGAGTTCCAGCGGCGGCTCGAAATGGCGGGCATCGCTTGCCAACGGGAAGAGGGCGTCGCTTGCTGCTACTCGCGGCAATCGAAGTTTTGGATTACTGATCCCGATGGGAATCTGTGGGAGGTTTACACAGTCGAAGAGGATTTGAATTGCCGCGGAATCGGAGATTTGCCGCTTGTCGAGCGGCCGCAGCCCGAGCGCCGCAAATCGACGGCGCCGGCGGTGTGGGTCCATCGCTTGGGCGACGCAATCGCCGCGCGGCTATTAATCGAGTCTGACTCGGTCGATCAAGTGCTTTTGCAAGGATCATTCAACGTGCCGCTCGCGGCCGAAGCGCGGCAACACCTACTCGGCGAAGTGCGGCGGATTCTCAAGCCGGGCGGACAGTTGACGGTGCATGGTCTATCCGCGGATAAACCGGCGACCGACATCGGCGGGCGTTTGCCAGGCCCTGCCGCCATCGTCCAATTCGTGCCAGCCGCCGGCGACCTCATCGCCGATCTGGAAGCCGCCGATTTTGAGGCCATCCATTTCAGTAAACTCGACGACGGAGCCTGTTTCACAATCGATGGTCGCGGGCTGCGCGAAACGCGGATCGATGCCTTCCGCCCGAGCGAGTCGAGCGATCGTGCAGCCCGCGCGATTCTCTACAAAGGCCCGTTCCGCGCGTTGGAAGACGATCTCGGCCGAGTTTTTCGTCGCGGCCGATGGACCTTCATCGACGAAGCCGGTTGGAACCGATTGCGATCATCACCGATCAGCGATCAGTTCTTATTCGAGGCACCACCGACGGCGCCTTAAGATGAGTGGTACGAATAATCGCGGGCTGCGCGCGTCGGCCGGATGGTCCGACGTGACTTTGCCGCAAGTCTTTCACCTGTTCTGACCGCCCTTGTCGGCCGCTGGCGCGTCTTTCTTCGCAGCGGCTGAATAGCCCTTCCATAGCCACTCGAGCGCCTCGGGCAGCGTTTGCTGTTTCACGCTTCCGTCGCAATGGCCGGCGTTGCGGGCGAACACGAACTGGTAATGATAACCCTTGGCGGCCAGCGCTTTGGCCGTGTTTTCATTCGCCAGGACCCAATCGTGCATGTTGTCGTGCATGGTATTCGGGTTCAAAAGGTCTCGGTCGCCCACTTCCATCCAGATTCGCAGCGGCTTGGCCGGGCTGTTGGGGATCAGATGTTCGTGAAGCTCCCACGCGCCGTGCGGCGTCTCGTCGTTATGCGGCCATTGCTGGTTCACGAACGTGCCGGAGTAAGTGAGAACGCGATGGTACAGGTCAGGGCGATACCAGGCCATGATCAATGCGCACGAGCCGCCGGAGCTGCAGCCCATCGTTGCTCGACCTTCCGGATCCTTTGTCAATTTCACATTGCATTGCTTCTCCACCAGAGGCAGCACCTCTTTCTCGACGAACTCAGCGTATAGCCCGGACATGGTGTCGTATTCCAATCCGCGCTCGCTGCCTTGGGCGTCGCCGCTGCCGTTGCCGATCGAGATGGCAATCATCGCGGGCACCCGTCCTTGAGCGATGAGATTGTCAAGAGCGGCGAACAACGCCTTGTCGGGTCCGTCCGCGCCGACGATGAACGGCGCGGTTGTGCCGGGCACGTATTGTTTGGGAACATAAACGGCAGCCCGCCGCGCATAGGGAGCGGGATGGCTGGTGGTCACGACCATTTTGGTTGGGTCGGTGGGATCCGCCGTGCCGCGAGTGTCCTTGTCTCGCGCGATGCCGGGATAAATCTTGCTGTCGGTAGAGTTCATCGTGAGGTCATGAATCACTCCTTGCAGCGCGTCTTGCTGCGCAGCCATTTCCGGTGCCCGTTTGTGAGTCGGACCAATGATGTAGTTTCCCTCGGCGTCCGCCGGTGGAACCGTGCCGTCGGGCAACTCCTTGGCCGCGACAAATCCTGGCGCGTTCGGATCGCGGGTTGGGGGAGTTGGACGCTGGGCCGAAACCATCGCCGGATCGAGGCCGGCCATTAAGCTCAACAAAAATGCAATGCTCAAGTGTTTTGTGTTCATAGAATCTTTTGGGTTAGGCGCGTGTGGTGAATCGTCAACCGGTAATCGGCTGCTATCCTACTTCACGTCACTAATGGTATCTGACGAGCAGCACGCCCGCAAACACCATCGCCGCGCCCGCGAGCCTGCCGATCGACAGCCCCTGCTGCGGCACGTTCATCAGGCCGAAATGGTCGAGCAGCAGCGAGCAGACAAGCTGCCCGCCCACGACAGCGGCGATGAAGGCGGCGGAGCCCAGTTTCGGCGTGAGCGCGGCGCCGGCGAGCACAAAGACGGCCCCCAGCGGTCCCCCGACCCAGTTCCACCACGGCGCCGCTCGGAAGGCCGTCGCCGGGGGCAGGCTCGGACGGATCGCCAGCATCACGAGCACGGCCGTAGCGATCGTTCCGCAAATCGAGAAGAATGCGGCGTAGCGGGGATCGCCGAGGTTGGCCCGCAGCGACCCATTGGCCGCGGCCTGAAGTGCGATGCACGCGCCTGCCGCCGAGGCAAGAGTAATCCAGAGGCTATTCATCGACCTTCCTTTCGTTGAGGAGTTTGCGTCGTCGAACGGGCACCGCCGTTTTCCGTCGCAGTTCATGCGCGATCTTAGGGCAGCGTCCCTCCCGCCTTGTTCATCGAATTTGCTATTTCAGCATGAAGTCTCGGTCTGCGTCAACGATTTCTTCCCGCTAGCCAGTTGGCATTGCATTTGCCAAAGGGGCGCACTCCCGACCTTGCCGGAGTCGCCTAAGCCAAAAGCGCCATGCCTTTGACTGGCGATTCGGTTTGTTCTTTAGCCAAATAGAGGAGGTTTCACATGAAGCTCAGATCATTTTCGCCCTTCTTGAGCGCGGCCTTTGGTGCCGCCACGCTTGTGACGTCGCTCGCAACTCCGCAAGCGAGCATGGGCGCGCCGCCGGGACCGATTTACGCGCAGCTTTCCAGTTCGATGAGCCAGAAGGCGAGCCTGACAGGCACGCTCGTCACGATGGATTCCAACGACGCCCTCGGCGGCTTGGACCATGACGATAAGGGCAAGGGCAGCGACATCACGATCAAGACCGAAGGGGTCTACTTCATGGTCGCCGCCATCCAAGTGGCCAAGGAGAAAGGCGACGCCGACGACTACATCGATGTTTGGATGAAGCAAAACGGCAAAGATGTCGACAACTCGGGCTGCCGCCAGATCATCAAGGATCCTAACTTCACAACCGTGCTGGTTTGCCAAGGCATCGCGGAATGCAAAGCCGGCGACAAGTTCAACGTGGTTATCTCGTCGAACTCGCCCGACAACGGCGTTGGGATCGTCAAGATCGCCCCCAAGGGAGAGCCCGCCATCCCGAGCATCATCTTTTCGATTTTCAAGATCAACTAGGTTGTTTTAGGTTAGACCGCTCACGCACTTGGACGCTGTCGCGTGTCCGAGGCGTCCAGATGCACGTCGGCTGGAGTGATGTCCAGTGCCCAAATGAGTCCCGTGGCGTAACAATGTCCAGGGGCCGACGATTGTTGCGCGATCGCTACGGGCTTGATCGGCCCAAAAGCGCGTTTTTGAGCGGCTCGATCCATTGGCCGCGCTGGGGATCGAAGCAGCCGAAGCCGGAACAAAACTCCCAGTACGCAATGCTCATCTTGCGTTTCGTGGCCTCATCGGCGATGCACTTGGTCCAGCGGGCCCGCGATTCCAGATCGGCCTTGTGATACGAGCCGAATTCACCCAGATAAATCGGTCGTCGATGAACGACGGCCCAGGCCAAGGCCGTGTCGAAATCGTGCGCAACCGCTTGTTGCTCAGCCGCGGTGCCGCTCCACTTTTCGCCGAGCCATTTTTGTGCCTCGGGGCCTGCCCATTCCGCTCCTTGATGCGTGAAATGGAATGGATTGTAGTAGTGCACGGTGACGACGAGGTGCTTGTCGTCCTCTGGCAGCTTAAGGCCGCCGAGTTCCTTGATGCTGTTATAGCCGACAGGGCCGATCACAACGTCGCGCACCGGGTTCGATGGCCGCACGACGGCCAGTGCCGCGGCCAAATCCCGATTCCATTCGTCCGCGGTCAACTTGTGATTCGGCTCGTTGAGAAGTTCCAGCGCTAATTCGGGCGGGAAGTCTTTGAAGTGCTCGGCGATCTGCTTCCAAAGGGCGACGAACCGCTCGCGATGCTGCTGCGGCTCGTTCATCATGCCGTCGTAATGGTGCATGTTCAGCACCACGGCCAATCGCCGCTTGAGCGCCTGATTGACGGCCCAATCGACGCGCTCGAAGAACTTGGTATCGATCTTATAGGGCGGCGACTCCTCGGCGTGAGCCGACCAGCGGACAGGGATGCGGACGGAATTGAATCCGGCCTCGGCGATTCGGTCGAAATACTCTTCTTTGAGCACAACGCCCCAGGTGCCTTCGCTAGGCGCTTCAAGCGCGTTGCCCAAATTCACGCCACGCCCGAAACGGGCCGTCATCCGCTGAAAGTACGGATCGGCCATCAGTTCCTTCAACTTCGGCGATGCTTCGGCGGCCCGCGCGATCGGCGAATTAGTGCAGGCCGCCACCGCGATGA
Coding sequences:
- a CDS encoding SMP-30/gluconolactonase/LRE family protein yields the protein MSASLLFRLALPFLAGIGLVGSVNVGSAAEMLIADRLTNSIYRYTPDGQFLGVLVNDPTNLNAPTGIQISPDRTELYVSSSNNSEVVRYDYNYQAGSATNPTVIATGDSGLSFPSSIAFNSAGNTIYVSNLNYSPPSGGVVPLTPSGASAGPALVGGSIDSYSGLALAPNGALVVGGFNDATGSKGGVLKSDAAITAISDLVAPTTSLSGVAGLMTRGNDVYVTAGFSGRVAAYNLTTGALDPAFTPITGLGFPASITLAADGQSLLVATLGFAAGGGKIARYSLAGQFLGTVATPQTDPNTGFEEPTAIIMVSDGTPVSESWITNVDGLFGIGSNWATGQVPNGQGITATFGSISGAGPTLKVTVNRAFSAGSLAFDNSSVSYTLASDGISGHALTLDNGPGGAASITVLSGSHAISSPLDIANGLTVALAADPAANRPALTISGSVSGAGGLRKTGTGTLVLGATNSYAGGAEVAGGTLRTTARGALGSTAGGAATTIDASATLELAGDASTWGAVAPADRPHIIDNGTLLVSGIDQIAGSVDGGNPSTLGLGILFFAPGSSLQVDRLMIQSLSVGNGATLTIAASDLFGNPLGSPASLFDFRSPEGVAATVPEPSGLAILASGGLAIIVGKLAMSRISANR
- a CDS encoding metalloregulator ArsR/SmtB family transcription factor, which encodes MTDPLDSNRCSRLLKALADPERLKIVQALRPGPACVSEVAEQLKEVVANVSHHLRVLRSAGLLVDRREGKNVIYALNPDIFLRTETKPGTLDVLDFGCCRLELGSDQPRPKRRRSASVRARKT
- a CDS encoding phytanoyl-CoA dioxygenase family protein, with protein sequence MNPATTTRRSAAETFAESQSADYSRDGFLIVRGVFRPEEVAALASEAQTLAERNELVDTNNIRCRWQDHCDSDECLFDCFDPVIDIGPVARAVANDERILAPLRMLLDDDAHLFKDKLIFKRPGAKGYALHQDYIAWPEFPESFTTVIVAIDPSCAANGATEVFAGYHRRGYLSPRDGLYHELPESAVDPSHGVTLEMAAGDIAIFTGFTPHRSAPNRSDRWRRQLYLSYNADRDGGARREAHYSQFHEWLRQRYAEYGRTDVYFY
- a CDS encoding ArsI/CadI family heavy metal resistance metalloenzyme: MSISTERDIGSSPSNPSPRDERAVPFHLSLNVADLGRSVDFFRRLFDLAPVKERSDYAKFEVAAPPLVLSLEPNSANAGDRLNHLGIRLPNSEQLVEFQRRLEMAGIACQREEGVACCYSRQSKFWITDPDGNLWEVYTVEEDLNCRGIGDLPLVERPQPERRKSTAPAVWVHRLGDAIAARLLIESDSVDQVLLQGSFNVPLAAEARQHLLGEVRRILKPGGQLTVHGLSADKPATDIGGRLPGPAAIVQFVPAAGDLIADLEAADFEAIHFSKLDDGACFTIDGRGLRETRIDAFRPSESSDRAARAILYKGPFRALEDDLGRVFRRGRWTFIDEAGWNRLRSSPISDQFLFEAPPTAP
- a CDS encoding alpha/beta hydrolase-fold protein; the encoded protein is MNTKHLSIAFLLSLMAGLDPAMVSAQRPTPPTRDPNAPGFVAAKELPDGTVPPADAEGNYIIGPTHKRAPEMAAQQDALQGVIHDLTMNSTDSKIYPGIARDKDTRGTADPTDPTKMVVTTSHPAPYARRAAVYVPKQYVPGTTAPFIVGADGPDKALFAALDNLIAQGRVPAMIAISIGNGSGDAQGSERGLEYDTMSGLYAEFVEKEVLPLVEKQCNVKLTKDPEGRATMGCSSGGSCALIMAWYRPDLYHRVLTYSGTFVNQQWPHNDETPHGAWELHEHLIPNSPAKPLRIWMEVGDRDLLNPNTMHDNMHDWVLANENTAKALAAKGYHYQFVFARNAGHCDGSVKQQTLPEALEWLWKGYSAAAKKDAPAADKGGQNR
- a CDS encoding DMT family transporter, with the protein product MNSLWITLASAAGACIALQAAANGSLRANLGDPRYAAFFSICGTIATAVLVMLAIRPSLPPATAFRAAPWWNWVGGPLGAVFVLAGAALTPKLGSAAFIAAVVGGQLVCSLLLDHFGLMNVPQQGLSIGRLAGAAMVFAGVLLVRYH
- a CDS encoding glycoside hydrolase family 5 protein — translated: MKSGCGQWLTALAFIAVAACTNSPIARAAEASPKLKELMADPYFQRMTARFGRGVNLGNALEAPSEGTWGVVLKEEYFDRIAEAGFNSVRIPVRWSAHAEESPPYKIDTKFFERVDWAVNQALKRRLAVVLNMHHYDGMMNEPQQHRERFVALWKQIAEHFKDFPPELALELLNEPNHKLTADEWNRDLAAALAVVRPSNPVRDVVIGPVGYNSIKELGGLKLPEDDKHLVVTVHYYNPFHFTHQGAEWAGPEAQKWLGEKWSGTAAEQQAVAHDFDTALAWAVVHRRPIYLGEFGSYHKADLESRARWTKCIADEATKRKMSIAYWEFCSGFGCFDPQRGQWIEPLKNALLGRSSP